Within Meles meles chromosome 19, mMelMel3.1 paternal haplotype, whole genome shotgun sequence, the genomic segment TCACACCTTGCAAATCACCAGAGAAtacacactggagagaaaccttacaaacGTAATGAGTGTGGCAAAGCCTTTAGTGTGCACTCAAGCCTGACAGACCATCAGGTAAGCCATAATGGAGAGAAACCTTATCGATGTAATGAATGCAGCAAGGGTTTTTGCCAAAGGTTGAAGCTTGTaaaacatcacagaattcatagtGGAGAGAGACCACACAAATGTAATGAGTGTGGTAAGGCTTTTACCCAGAGTTCAAGCCTGGTTGACCATCAGAAAAGTTattctgagggcgcctgggtggctcagtgggttaagccgctgccttcggctcaggtcatgatctcagggtcctgggatcgagtcccgcatcaggctctctgctcagcagcaagcctgctttcctctctctctctgcctgcctctctgtctacttgtgctctctctctgtcaaataaataaataaaatctttaaaaaaaaaaaaaaaaaaaaaaaaaaaaaaaaaaaaaaaaagaaaagttattctGAGTCATTACCATACAATGTAATGTGTGCAGCAAAGCCTTCGTTGTGCGTTCAAGCCTGATAAACCATCAGGTAatccatactggagagaaacctcataaatgtaatgaatgtggcAAGGCTTTTACTAAGGCTTCACACCTTAGGCATCATGAGAGAAGTCATACTGGAAAGAAACCATACAAATGCActgaatgtggcaaggcctttagaCAACGGTCTAACATCACGATCCGTCAAAGAATTTCATGCTGGAGAGAAACCTTTCAAATGCCACAAGTGTGGCAAAGCCTTTACTCAGGGCTCACACCTCACTAGACATCAGATAATCCATACAGGAGAGAAAccatatatatctgatatatatggGAAGGTCTTCAGTCAAAATTCACACCTAGCAAGACATCGGAGAATCCATACTGGGGAGAAACCATATAAATGTAGTGAATGTAGTAAAGCCTTTAGTGTGCAGTCAAGCCTAACTTACTGTCAGGTAatccatactggagagaaaccttactgATGTAGTGAATGTGGCATGGCCTTTACCAGGCGTTCACACCTTAGGCATCATGGGAGAaatcatactggagagaaaccatatGCATGTGTTGAATGTGGCAATACCTTTCGACAGTGGTCTGACATCAGGATTCACCAAAGAACTCATGCTGGAGAGAAACCTTTCAAATGTAAGGAGTGTGGCAAAGCTGTTACTCAGGGCTCACACCTCAGTACACATCAGATAATCCATACAGAAGAGAAGCCATACAAATGTAATGTATGTGGCAAAGTTTTCAGTCAAAATTCACACCTAGCACTTCATCAGAGTatccatactggagagaaaccttacaaatgtcaAGAGTGTGGCAAGGTCTTCAGTCAAAATTCACACCTTGTAAATCTCCGGAGAATCCATACGGGTGTGAGACCTTACAAATGTAATGAGTGTGTCAAGGCTTTTAGGAGGGGTTCACACCTTAGGCTTCAtgagagaattcatactggagaaaaGCCGTACAAATGTACTGAATGTGGCAAGGCTTTCAGACAATGGTCTGACCTCAGGATTCACCAAAGAATCCATTCTGGAGAGCCCTGAGTGTGGCAAAGCTTTTACTCGAGGGTCACATCTCATCAGTCCTCAGATAATCCATACTGCAGAGAACCTTACAAATGTACTGAACATGGCAGGGCTTTTAGGTATTGCCTTAAACTCAGGGTTCACCAGATAGTTCATATTTACAAGTGTAACAAACGTGGCAAAGTTTTGAATTAGTACTCTTCACTAGATATGAGTAAATACCTGGTAGAGAAACCACACAAAGGTAATGTGTGTGGCAAGGATTTTACCCAAAGATCAAAAATTGGGGAATATACTAGAGCAATACATTATAAATGCAACGAGTGCGGTAGAGCCCTTACCTTGAATTCCAGATACTTTGCAACAACAGAGTCCATGTTGACGGGCAACCATGTAAATGTGGTAGAGCTCTTATCTGGGCCTCACAATGACGTCAGAGTCTACATCTCTCAGAGAAACAACACAAAAGTAATGTGTACGCTAAGGCTTTTGCCCCAACGTCAAAACTGGAACATCAGATAATTTATATTGGAGAACTAACTTAGAAATATGAGGAGTGTCGTCATCAAATTTCATCAAATGTTCAGACTTCTGAAGTAGTGAGAGAATTTGTTCGGGGAAACTACAACAAATATGCCGAATGCAGAAATGCCTTTAAGGAACTGTGTGTCATTGGGATTCACCAGTGAAGTCGTACTGGGGAGAAGTCTTACAAATCTGATACATGTTTTGACCAGTTGACACACCACATGCCAGAGAATCCAGGAATAAGTGGAATAATTAAGTCTTTAGTTCTCTGTGATTAACCTGAGATGTTATTGCAGAATAATTatgtcaaaaatgttaaaaatcctgTATCATGGGAACAAGGACAAGTGGAAATAGCtcattattttctgtatataagatACTTACTTGTTGAAAATGCTACATTACTGTTTATGAGTTTCAACCTGAAGTTTGAAATCTCTTGATCTTAAGCCTTCCTTGTAGGCCCTTCCTGATGGTCTCTGAGGGGGACTCATAAGATGAAGG encodes:
- the LOC123930568 gene encoding LOW QUALITY PROTEIN: zinc finger protein 665-like (The sequence of the model RefSeq protein was modified relative to this genomic sequence to represent the inferred CDS: deleted 1 base in 1 codon; substituted 1 base at 1 genomic stop codon), giving the protein MSINASIIHNSQVFGVNYVFQTEGKTYECNEVEKSVTNGSSASPPQRIPPVVQTSTANKRGRDFIYPSTLAQEQKAHREKPYRCHDCGKTFNQGSHLTRHQIIHTGEEPYKCNVCGKVFSPNSHLPSHQRIHTGKKPYKCNECGKAFSQNSHLANHQRIHTGEKPYKRNECGKAFSVHSSLTDHQVIHTGEKPHKCNECGKAFTKASHLRHHERKFHAGEKPFKCHKCGKAFTQGSHLTRHQIIHTGEKPYISDIYGKVFSQNSHLARHRRIHTGEKPYKCSECSKAFSVQSSLTYCQVIHTGEKPYXCSECGMAFTRRSHLRHHGRNHTGEKPYACVECGNTFRQWSDIRIHQRTHAGEKPFKCKECGKAVTQGSHLSTHQIIHTEEKPYKCNVCGKVFSQNSHLALHQSIHTGEKPYKCQECGKVFSQNSHLVNLRRIHTGVRPYKCNECVKAFRRGSHLRLHERIHTGEKPYKCTECGKAFRQWSDLRIHQRIHSGEP